One segment of Clostridium ljungdahlii DSM 13528 DNA contains the following:
- a CDS encoding transglutaminase domain-containing protein: MFKKIGKFIEVAVVCGLLFVGKNCYAAENYKIWNNDATSNVANNKTWTISFNKNIDINSAKNSIKVYEQDNNQSVAVNVVSSKSDVVQVSPENPYTSGEKYVLVIDNNLKSTDGKQLNEGVKYNFTVDGQNSSNGEISIQNYTQYYNAVKDALSNYKDTLVLNITNYDRSTYNLGVIDKILQDNPNLRDWYSSAGSNVESSSSTKMTINFKYDDTKQNLIAKENAIQQKVDEVVNSVTTPQMKDYEKELALHDYVVNNTEYDQRAGTADMPDDSYTAYGVLVNKTAVCQGYADAMDRLLTAAGIECKMVIGQGNDGDGWISHAWNIVKIQGEYYELDSTWDDPVTNDGSKLLSHSYFNITDSQIAKNHEWDKSDYPACNSTDYSFDKLNVTEKDRYGNDINVVDNYNDFYNALKNYITSQRKSFSIKILNYNSTNYNIPKTLKQIVTKYSIYGDYNLTYYSDEISGAEVFTIVKS; this comes from the coding sequence GTGTTTAAGAAAATAGGTAAGTTTATTGAGGTAGCTGTGGTGTGTGGATTGCTATTTGTGGGTAAAAATTGCTATGCTGCAGAAAATTATAAAATTTGGAATAACGATGCCACCTCTAATGTAGCCAATAACAAGACATGGACAATAAGTTTTAATAAGAATATTGATATAAATTCAGCAAAAAACTCTATTAAAGTATATGAGCAGGACAATAATCAATCAGTAGCAGTTAATGTAGTGAGTTCAAAATCAGATGTTGTGCAGGTTTCACCTGAAAATCCCTACACTTCTGGCGAAAAATACGTTTTGGTAATAGATAATAACTTAAAATCTACTGATGGCAAGCAATTAAATGAAGGAGTAAAATATAATTTTACAGTAGATGGTCAAAATAGCTCCAATGGTGAAATTTCAATACAAAATTATACTCAGTATTACAATGCTGTAAAGGATGCACTTTCTAATTATAAGGATACTTTAGTTTTAAACATAACAAACTATGATAGAAGTACTTATAATTTAGGTGTCATAGATAAGATTTTGCAGGACAATCCAAATTTAAGAGATTGGTATTCAAGTGCAGGAAGTAATGTTGAAAGTTCCAGTTCTACTAAAATGACTATAAATTTTAAGTATGATGATACTAAGCAAAATTTAATAGCTAAGGAAAATGCAATACAGCAAAAAGTCGATGAAGTAGTAAACAGTGTCACAACACCTCAAATGAAAGACTATGAAAAAGAATTGGCACTTCACGATTATGTGGTAAATAATACAGAATATGATCAAAGGGCAGGTACAGCGGATATGCCTGATGATTCTTATACTGCTTATGGAGTTTTAGTGAATAAAACAGCGGTTTGTCAGGGTTATGCAGATGCTATGGACAGGCTTCTTACAGCTGCTGGTATAGAATGTAAAATGGTAATAGGACAGGGAAATGATGGAGATGGATGGATAAGCCATGCTTGGAATATAGTAAAAATACAGGGTGAATATTATGAACTTGATTCTACCTGGGACGATCCTGTTACAAATGATGGATCCAAGCTCCTTTCACATTCTTACTTCAATATAACTGATTCTCAAATTGCCAAAAATCATGAGTGGGATAAATCAGATTACCCTGCATGTAACAGTACTGACTATAGTTTTGACAAGCTAAATGTGACGGAGAAAGATAGATATGGTAATGATATAAATGTTGTAGATAATTATAATGACTTTTACAATGCATTAAAAAATTATATAACTAGTCAGAGGAAATCTTTTAGTATTAAAATATTAAATTATAATTCTACAAATTACAATATTCCAAAAACTTTAAAGCAAATAGTTACAAAATATAGTATTTATGGAGACTATAATTTAACCTACTATTCAGATGAAATATCAGGTGCAGAAGTTTTCACAATAGTAAAATCTTAA
- a CDS encoding GNAT family N-acetyltransferase: MIRRGNIKDLDTIVKYNYNLAKETENLKLNKEILKKGVRTALEDNENGIYFVYEKDDMVVGQMMITKEWSDWRGGDYWWIQSVYVNKDYRGQGIFTQLFDHVKYLAERSNNVCSLRLYVEKKNERAKDTYKSKGMKETHYLMYEIKK, encoded by the coding sequence ATGATAAGAAGAGGAAATATAAAAGATCTGGACACTATAGTAAAATACAATTATAATTTAGCTAAGGAAACAGAAAATCTGAAATTAAATAAAGAAATATTGAAAAAAGGTGTAAGAACTGCATTAGAAGACAATGAAAATGGAATTTATTTTGTATATGAAAAGGACGACATGGTAGTGGGACAGATGATGATAACTAAAGAATGGAGTGATTGGAGAGGCGGAGATTATTGGTGGATACAGAGTGTATATGTAAACAAAGATTATAGAGGACAAGGAATATTTACACAATTATTTGATCATGTGAAATATCTTGCTGAACGTAGCAATAATGTGTGCAGTTTGAGATTATATGTGGAAAAGAAAAATGAAAGAGCTAAAGATACTTATAAGTCCAAAGGAATGAAAGAAACGCATTATCTAATGTATGAAATTAAAAAATAA
- a CDS encoding FmdE family protein — translation MDKKLWEKCVEFHGHLCPGLAIGYKASEAAKEKMDISFSKDEEIVCITENDACGVDAVQVITGCTMGKGNLIYRDRGKMAFSFFNRKNGDALRVVLKNWPRSGDRQKDIDYLLNCPCEKLFYYKKPGFSVPEKARSFNNIVCENCGEDTAEHRIRIMNGKKVCLDCFKEYSRKE, via the coding sequence ATGGATAAAAAGTTATGGGAAAAATGTGTTGAATTTCACGGACATTTATGTCCTGGACTTGCAATAGGCTATAAGGCTAGTGAGGCAGCTAAAGAAAAAATGGATATTTCCTTTTCAAAAGATGAGGAAATAGTGTGCATAACTGAAAACGATGCCTGTGGAGTAGATGCAGTTCAGGTGATAACAGGGTGCACAATGGGAAAGGGAAACTTAATTTATAGAGACCGCGGTAAAATGGCATTTAGTTTTTTTAATAGAAAAAATGGTGATGCCCTGAGAGTGGTATTAAAAAATTGGCCGAGAAGTGGAGACAGACAAAAAGATATTGATTATTTGCTAAACTGCCCTTGTGAAAAATTATTTTATTATAAAAAACCAGGATTTTCTGTGCCGGAAAAGGCTAGGTCATTTAATAACATAGTATGTGAAAATTGTGGAGAAGATACAGCTGAACATAGAATTAGAATAATGAATGGAAAAAAGGTATGTTTAGATTGTTTTAAAGAGTATTCAAGGAAAGAATAA